A single genomic interval of Lathyrus oleraceus cultivar Zhongwan6 chromosome 7, CAAS_Psat_ZW6_1.0, whole genome shotgun sequence harbors:
- the LOC127103746 gene encoding uncharacterized protein LOC127103746, which translates to MPIYAKFMKDIISKKRSIETEPVILTERCSAILQGLKIPLKKKDKGAVTIPCAIGDRTFNKALIDLGAGVSLMPLSIYKKLGINSVKDTRMELQFADNSMKKPHGIATDVLVRIDKFVFPVDFVVLDMPEDEEIPIILGRPFLETGRVMIDMEEGTMTLKVYDEVLKINVRESMKFKEDVGTSKNVEVLDTVFIKAVNCNVPELPLERVLSLSICGKEEGMDEKELEVLDMMEVQPRWPRSKPHRWEDLRESPASEKSKEVKKKKDLKQLPDNLKYIFLDSEEKCPAIINSSLKEVQEEKLIQVLKRYKGAIGWSIEDLKGINPTICMHKILMEDDQKPVVQP; encoded by the coding sequence ATGCCGATCTATGCTAAGTTCATGAAAGACATTATCTCAAAGAAGCGGTCCATTGAAACTGAACCAGTTATCCTGACCGAGAGGTGTAGTGCTATTTTACAAGGTCTAAAAATTCCATTGAAAAAGAAAGACAAAGGTGCAGTGACTATTCCTTGTGCAATAGGGGATAGAACATTTAATAAGGCACTCATCGACCTTGGTGCAGGAGTGAGTCTCATGCCTCTCTCAATCTACAAGAAGTTGGGTATCAATTCAGTCAAAGATACGAGAATGGAATTGCAGTTCGCGGATAATTCCATGAAAAAACCGCATGGGATTGCAACTGACGTTCTGGTTAGAATTGATAAGTTTGTTTTTCCTGTGGATTTTGTTGTACTAGACATGCCTGAAGATGAAGAGATTCCTATAATTCTGGGAAGACCTTTCCTAGAAACAGGACGGGTGATGATAGATATGGAAGAAGGTACTATGACACTCAAAGTTTATGATGAAGTGCTGAAAATCAATGTTAGAGAATCTATGAAATTCAAAGAAGACGTAGGTACAAGTAAGAATGTTGAGGTGTTAGATACAGTGTTCATCAAAGCAGTGAATTGTAATGTGCCAGAATTACCTCTTGAGAGAGTGTTGAGTTTGTCCATTTGTGGAAAAGAAGAAGGGATGGATGAAAAAGAGTTGGAAGTGTTGGATATGATGGAAGTGCAACCTCGATGGCCAAGATCTAaaccacaccggtgggaagacTTGAGAGAATCACCAGCATCAGAAAAGAGTAAAGAAGTGAAGAAAAAGAAAGATTTAAAGCAGCTACCTGACAATTTGAAATACATTTTTCTTGATTCAGAGGAGAAGTGTCCAGCTATTATCAACTCATCTCTAAAAGAAGTCCAAGAAGAAAAATTGATACAGGTTCTAAAAAGGTACAAGGGTGCAATTGGATGGTCGATTGAGGACTTGAAGGGTATTAATCCTACTATTTGCATGCACAAAATCTTAATGGAGGATGATCAGAAACCGGTTGTACAACCTTAG